The Buttiauxella selenatireducens genome has a window encoding:
- a CDS encoding efflux RND transporter periplasmic adaptor subunit, whose product MTSSAAFYQLAARVETINNAAELGFVICNETRLLVEYRQAALLSLTPSNRARLIAHSGLSDTDNNTPYALWLAEVARDISSHCRTLPATARVLALTPELLKETLASQWNEWFPPHVWVLPLTGADGEIRALWFIGRDTPWPSTLAPTSAEFSLLQLAGLYGYAWWALNARPSRFMRLWQQNTGRRLGIITLCCLLILCIPVREYTLVPVEIISLKSEVIAAPDTGVIKRINVLPNSDVVKGQVLAILDDITLRNRLAVAEAELQTADTTLHQASQQAIEDQQAKVDLAMAEGKWREKQVEVESLKRDLDKLTIRAPGNGVFVYSDPDDWAGRPVQTGERIGLLADPTELGVRAWAPVSESTNLSRGAPMTIFLKVAPLESLSARLDYAGYQTVEAPNGVASYLLRGTLQGKPEVARIGLQGTARVTGNWSILGYLLLRRPVATLRAWGGW is encoded by the coding sequence GTGACCTCCAGTGCTGCTTTTTATCAGTTGGCGGCGCGGGTCGAAACCATAAACAACGCCGCCGAGCTGGGCTTTGTTATCTGCAATGAGACACGCCTGCTGGTGGAATATCGTCAGGCGGCTTTGCTCTCCCTCACGCCTTCCAACCGTGCCCGTCTGATTGCGCATTCTGGGTTAAGTGATACCGACAACAACACGCCTTATGCACTTTGGCTTGCCGAGGTTGCGCGAGATATTTCTTCGCATTGCCGCACGTTACCCGCGACAGCTCGCGTGCTGGCGCTGACCCCTGAATTGTTAAAGGAAACGCTTGCCAGCCAGTGGAATGAGTGGTTTCCCCCTCACGTCTGGGTATTGCCACTGACAGGTGCTGACGGTGAAATTCGCGCGCTGTGGTTTATAGGCCGCGACACGCCGTGGCCCAGCACGCTTGCCCCGACATCGGCCGAATTTTCCCTGTTGCAACTCGCGGGTTTGTACGGTTATGCGTGGTGGGCGCTGAATGCTCGCCCCTCGCGCTTCATGCGCTTATGGCAGCAAAATACAGGTCGTCGTTTGGGTATTATCACGCTGTGTTGCCTGTTAATACTCTGTATCCCTGTGCGCGAATATACGCTGGTGCCCGTTGAGATTATTTCGCTGAAAAGTGAGGTTATTGCCGCTCCCGATACCGGTGTTATCAAGCGTATCAATGTGTTGCCGAACAGTGATGTCGTTAAAGGACAAGTACTGGCGATACTGGATGACATCACGTTACGCAATCGTCTGGCGGTGGCCGAGGCGGAGCTACAAACCGCCGACACCACCTTGCACCAGGCGTCGCAACAGGCGATTGAAGATCAGCAGGCAAAGGTCGATCTCGCGATGGCCGAGGGAAAATGGCGAGAAAAACAGGTCGAAGTGGAGTCACTCAAACGCGACCTCGACAAGCTCACGATTCGCGCGCCAGGCAACGGTGTGTTTGTCTATTCTGACCCGGATGACTGGGCGGGGCGTCCGGTGCAAACCGGTGAACGCATTGGCTTGTTAGCTGATCCTACGGAGCTGGGGGTTCGTGCGTGGGCGCCGGTGAGTGAATCCACCAACCTGAGTCGCGGCGCGCCAATGACGATTTTTTTAAAAGTCGCACCACTGGAATCACTCTCTGCACGGCTGGATTATGCCGGTTATCAGACCGTTGAAGCGCCAAACGGCGTAGCCAGTTATTTGTTACGTGGCACGCTGCAAGGCAAGCCAGAAGTGGCTCGCATCGGCTTGCAAGGTACGGCGCGCGTGACGGGTAACTGGAGCATTTTGGGTTATCTGTTATTAAGGCGTCCTGTCGCGACATTGCGCGCCTGGGGGGGCTGGTGA
- a CDS encoding efflux RND transporter periplasmic adaptor subunit: protein MNRSIITGDRRVSHLVKVCLVLMLLIAPPLKAAESTAGQGKQNVRFLVLANRESPLSSVVPGRIAKVNVALGDSVAQGKVLATMDCSDLVARRNAAEAEYRAAQLRYEAKAKLQGLQSAAALEVGLAAADVNRTKGQMGIFDAQLAQCRFIAPFAGRIAKIYVKEGQGIGAGAPVIDLVGSGTLRARLNAPSSWVAWLKVGSQLNATVGETGKQFLLTVTNISGKVDAVSQTIEIETRFPDKTDDVLPGMSGLAVAMCPAGEGDCMTKGASEQ from the coding sequence ATGAACCGATCAATAATCACAGGTGACCGGCGAGTCAGCCACCTGGTAAAAGTGTGCCTGGTTTTAATGCTGCTGATAGCACCTCCGCTGAAAGCCGCGGAGTCGACTGCCGGGCAAGGTAAGCAAAATGTCCGTTTTTTGGTTCTGGCCAATCGGGAAAGTCCACTTTCCAGCGTCGTCCCCGGACGCATAGCCAAAGTGAATGTGGCGCTCGGCGACAGTGTTGCTCAGGGCAAAGTCCTGGCCACCATGGACTGCAGCGATCTGGTTGCGCGCCGTAACGCCGCTGAAGCGGAGTATCGTGCCGCGCAATTACGCTATGAAGCGAAAGCAAAACTTCAGGGGCTACAATCAGCCGCAGCGCTGGAAGTCGGGCTGGCGGCGGCGGATGTCAATCGTACCAAAGGGCAAATGGGTATCTTTGATGCTCAATTGGCGCAATGCCGTTTTATTGCTCCTTTTGCCGGGCGTATCGCTAAAATTTATGTCAAAGAAGGGCAGGGAATTGGAGCGGGAGCACCGGTAATCGATCTGGTGGGCAGCGGAACCCTGCGGGCGCGTTTAAATGCCCCCTCAAGTTGGGTGGCATGGCTGAAAGTGGGCTCGCAACTTAACGCAACGGTGGGAGAAACGGGGAAGCAGTTCCTGCTCACGGTGACAAATATTAGCGGCAAAGTGGATGCCGTAAGCCAGACTATTGAGATTGAAACCCGTTTTCCGGATAAAACAGACGACGTTTTACCGGGAATGAGTGGGTTAGCCGTCGCCATGTGCCCTGCAGGGGAGGGCGACTGCATGACCAAGGGAGCGTCAGAACAGTGA
- a CDS encoding TolC family protein, with product MMSASVLVSGSKCEVQWVKPMTGLIAVLLLAGCGTIKPEPFTQSEITARANRDRAEMYKGQESLNGPLTLSDAMARALKYNLDYRLKMMETALSRSLLDVSQQDMLPKLMADAGYRWRDNDSGGTSVGIEDGLVSLRPSTSEERQHYLASATFSWDVLDFGMSYFRAKQQADEVNIAEERRRKVLQNIVQEVRDSYWRALGAQRLLNETQPLAAQITEALDKTRVAEQAGVLPPVEGLEYQRALLDAITLLNEKRQQMDLAKSELTALINLPPGTPLILQDTPVPLAPTPTHIDKLEQMALERRPELREEDYKTRINSYETKRQIASLFPNLNLFAGINYDSNDYLYNNNWIESGVGVSMNLFKLLSIPAISDANDARSKTDDARRMALSMAVLTQVRVSVERYKLASYDFQIAEQSAQVDQRLASISRAGSENSLTSDLETLRTQARSIVSRFEAATSYAEAQAAYGRVLNSVGIDLLPDQVTKTDVASLSRQIQTSLRQQESSVFAHNAGMAVGEQHSVNVQILRMPAGASRSSVKEAVSRVMVANHLSLEPSPKSITLQMRFNVVNSNGMRKGVWTMSVIDANDAEVLTRQYLSYLPNEITTRSVSALAEAAALAVTGDLQRIAGVTPVLTTAP from the coding sequence ATGATGAGTGCATCTGTCCTGGTATCAGGCTCAAAATGTGAAGTGCAGTGGGTTAAACCGATGACCGGGCTGATTGCTGTACTGCTTCTGGCGGGCTGTGGAACCATCAAACCCGAACCCTTCACACAGAGTGAAATCACCGCGCGGGCGAATCGCGACCGGGCTGAAATGTACAAGGGCCAAGAATCGCTAAACGGCCCGCTAACGCTTTCCGATGCGATGGCCCGGGCGTTGAAATACAACCTCGATTATCGTCTGAAGATGATGGAAACCGCGTTGTCTCGCAGTCTTCTTGACGTTTCACAGCAGGACATGCTGCCGAAACTGATGGCTGACGCGGGGTACCGTTGGCGTGATAACGATTCTGGAGGGACCAGCGTCGGCATCGAGGATGGCCTTGTCAGTTTGCGTCCGTCCACTTCAGAAGAGCGCCAACACTATCTTGCCAGCGCGACCTTCTCATGGGATGTGCTCGACTTCGGTATGAGCTATTTCCGCGCCAAACAACAGGCGGATGAAGTGAATATCGCCGAAGAGCGCCGCCGCAAAGTGCTGCAAAATATTGTTCAGGAAGTCCGTGATTCCTACTGGCGAGCGCTGGGTGCACAGCGTCTGCTGAATGAAACTCAGCCGCTGGCGGCACAGATAACCGAAGCGCTGGATAAAACGCGCGTGGCGGAACAAGCTGGCGTGTTACCACCGGTTGAAGGGCTGGAATACCAACGAGCGTTGCTGGATGCCATCACATTGCTCAACGAAAAACGTCAGCAAATGGACCTGGCGAAAAGTGAGCTGACGGCATTGATTAATCTGCCGCCAGGCACGCCGTTAATTTTACAGGATACGCCTGTACCACTTGCTCCTACGCCAACCCATATCGACAAGCTTGAACAAATGGCGCTGGAACGCCGCCCGGAACTGCGTGAAGAAGATTACAAAACGCGCATTAACAGCTATGAAACTAAACGGCAAATCGCCTCGCTGTTCCCTAATCTGAATTTGTTTGCCGGGATTAATTACGACTCGAACGACTACCTTTACAATAACAACTGGATTGAAAGCGGCGTCGGCGTCTCCATGAATCTGTTTAAACTGCTGAGTATTCCGGCCATCAGCGATGCCAATGATGCCCGTAGCAAAACCGACGATGCGCGGCGTATGGCTCTGAGTATGGCGGTATTAACTCAGGTGCGCGTTTCGGTCGAACGTTACAAACTTGCCAGCTATGATTTCCAGATAGCCGAACAATCCGCCCAGGTTGACCAGCGTCTTGCCAGTATCTCCCGGGCCGGCTCGGAAAACTCACTCACCAGCGATCTGGAAACCTTGCGCACACAGGCTCGATCCATTGTTTCTCGTTTCGAAGCGGCAACCTCTTATGCAGAAGCGCAGGCGGCGTATGGGCGAGTACTCAATTCAGTCGGCATAGATTTGCTGCCAGACCAGGTGACAAAAACCGATGTTGCCAGTCTCTCACGCCAGATCCAGACCAGCTTACGCCAGCAAGAAAGCAGCGTATTTGCCCACAATGCAGGCATGGCGGTGGGTGAACAACATTCCGTCAATGTACAGATCCTTCGCATGCCTGCTGGCGCATCGCGTTCCAGCGTCAAAGAGGCGGTAAGTCGCGTCATGGTCGCAAACCATCTCTCTCTTGAGCCTTCGCCAAAAAGTATCACGCTGCAAATGCGCTTTAACGTTGTCAACAGCAACGGTATGCGCAAAGGGGTGTGGACCATGAGCGTGATCGATGCCAATGACGCTGAAGTCTTGACTCGTCAGTATTTGAGTTATTTGCCAAATGAAATCACGACTCGTTCAGTGAGTGCGTTGGCAGAAGCCGCAGCGCTCGCTGTGACTGGCGATTTGCAAAGAATTGCGGGCGTCACCCCGGTGTTGACGACAGCGCCATAA